In a single window of the Nocardioides massiliensis genome:
- a CDS encoding branched-chain amino acid ABC transporter permease, whose amino-acid sequence MSSLLSFTILGIFSGAAYAIAASGLVLTYTTTRVFNIAHGAFGMLLSFVFWDFSQRQGMPVWLSLFLVLFVVAPLFGFVVQRVMTRGLGEAPVSVSLVVTVGLFVGLIGLAQQIWPPEARTLPFFLPDKGIQIGEVYVTAHQMITIALSVVVAAGLYLLLNRTRVGTAMRAAVDNPDLLKLYGGKPSQVAALSWAIGSSLAALAGILLTPVIGLDYYELTLLVISAYAAAMLGRLKSLPLTFVGAMGLGLLQSYAVAYLPSEGAFAGVRAVVPALFLFAVVVIMPQAQLRIGQVKGLVAAPVPTLQRSVGWGVALVVVMAVVTLTLSDSNLLLAGTAATYAMVMLSLVLLTGYGGHVSLAQFTFAGIGALAYAKLDSPNLLGLLIAAAVAAIVGALVALPVLRLTGLYLALSTLAFGVLMDKLVFQASFAFGFNGSLPAEPMSVLGIAITEPRVYVLVMVIFFALMAVALLALRRGKLGRVLIAMRDSPAACSTLGLDMRWFRVALFGMSAGMAGLAGALFAGLRGTIAATDFQLLASLPLLLLAVVCGVTSATGAAAGGIFLMLLPVLQSNYPGLAGLAFVIIGFGAVALGRDPNGLANLGFKLGRLVGDRLGPQVRGFLPDLPGAGSARRSRERTTDEGSYDDIAAPLAGDPHKEVAAGGTARG is encoded by the coding sequence ATGAGCTCACTGCTGTCCTTCACGATCCTCGGCATCTTCTCCGGGGCGGCGTACGCGATCGCCGCCAGCGGACTGGTGCTGACCTACACGACCACCCGGGTGTTCAACATCGCCCACGGTGCCTTCGGCATGCTGCTGTCCTTCGTCTTCTGGGACTTCAGCCAGCGCCAGGGCATGCCGGTGTGGCTCTCGTTGTTCCTGGTGCTGTTCGTGGTCGCGCCGCTGTTCGGCTTCGTCGTGCAGCGGGTGATGACCCGAGGACTGGGGGAGGCGCCGGTCAGCGTGTCGCTGGTCGTCACCGTCGGGCTCTTCGTCGGTCTCATCGGACTGGCCCAGCAGATCTGGCCGCCGGAGGCACGCACCCTGCCGTTCTTCCTGCCCGACAAGGGGATCCAGATCGGCGAGGTCTACGTCACCGCCCACCAGATGATCACGATCGCGCTGTCGGTCGTCGTGGCGGCGGGGCTCTACCTGCTCCTCAACCGCACCCGCGTCGGTACGGCGATGCGGGCCGCGGTCGACAACCCCGATCTGCTCAAGCTGTACGGCGGCAAGCCGTCGCAGGTCGCGGCGCTGTCGTGGGCGATCGGCTCCTCGCTGGCCGCACTGGCCGGCATCCTGCTCACCCCGGTCATCGGGCTCGACTACTACGAGCTCACGCTCCTGGTCATCTCCGCCTACGCGGCAGCGATGCTCGGCCGGCTCAAGAGCCTGCCGCTGACGTTCGTCGGTGCGATGGGGCTCGGACTCCTGCAGTCCTACGCGGTGGCCTACCTGCCGAGCGAGGGCGCCTTCGCCGGCGTGCGCGCGGTCGTGCCGGCATTGTTCCTCTTCGCGGTCGTGGTGATCATGCCGCAGGCCCAGCTGCGCATCGGCCAGGTCAAGGGCCTCGTGGCCGCTCCAGTCCCGACGCTGCAGCGCTCGGTGGGCTGGGGCGTCGCGCTGGTCGTCGTCATGGCCGTCGTGACCCTTACCCTGTCCGACTCCAACCTGCTGCTCGCCGGCACCGCGGCGACGTACGCCATGGTGATGCTGTCGCTCGTGCTGCTGACCGGCTACGGCGGTCACGTCTCCCTGGCGCAGTTCACCTTCGCCGGCATCGGCGCGCTGGCCTACGCCAAGCTCGACTCGCCCAACCTGCTCGGCCTGCTGATCGCGGCTGCTGTCGCCGCCATCGTCGGCGCGCTGGTGGCGCTGCCGGTGCTCCGGCTGACCGGGCTCTACCTCGCGCTGTCGACGCTCGCGTTCGGCGTGCTGATGGACAAGCTGGTCTTCCAGGCGTCCTTCGCCTTCGGCTTCAACGGCAGCCTGCCGGCCGAGCCGATGTCGGTCCTGGGCATCGCGATCACCGAGCCACGGGTCTATGTCCTGGTGATGGTCATCTTCTTCGCCCTGATGGCCGTGGCACTGCTCGCCCTGCGCCGCGGCAAGCTCGGACGGGTGCTGATCGCCATGCGCGACAGTCCCGCCGCCTGCAGCACCCTGGGACTCGACATGCGCTGGTTCCGGGTGGCGTTGTTCGGGATGTCCGCCGGCATGGCCGGCCTGGCCGGGGCGTTGTTCGCTGGTCTGCGCGGCACCATCGCGGCGACGGACTTCCAGCTGCTCGCCAGCCTGCCGCTGCTGCTCCTGGCGGTCGTGTGCGGCGTGACCTCGGCGACCGGGGCCGCGGCCGGTGGCATCTTCTTGATGCTGCTGCCGGTCCTGCAGTCCAACTACCCGGGCCTGGCTGGTCTGGCCTTCGTCATCATCGGCTTCGGTGCCGTGGCGCTGGGCCGTGACCCCAACGGCCTGGCCAACCTCGGCTTCAAGCTCGGCCGACTGGTCGGCGACCGCCTCGGTCCTCAGGTCCGTGGCTTCCTGCCCGATCTGCCTGGTGCGGGATCCGCACGCAGGTCCCGTGAGCGCACCACCGACGAGGGCTCGTACGACGACATCGCCGCCCCTCTGGCCGGCGACCCGCACAAGGAGGTGGCAGCCGGTGGCACTGCTCGAGGTTGA
- a CDS encoding ABC transporter substrate-binding protein, translating to MSARRSLRGYPLATAILAVALLLAACGSQVDPATMANAAGTSGGVGGEAPGEDGAGGDLPGLPGVGDGADPGPDAPGPDDDAAAPGGPGPADGPDAPGEAPDAEGEADTPSGTGDNAPSGSTRAGSCEGFKNTTGITRDVIKLGNAADISGPVPGIFQGAQEGARAYVAYFNSRSDICGRKLEIVTADSRADNAANEAAARQFCGSVFAAVGSMSAFDAGGSATTQKCGLPDLRSTSVDPARNACTTCFSTQAVNSALVNRSVPRWFARQKPAAVKRAATLHVGAGAAPINAKSQAEAWRRNGVNVTYEARIDVSEFNYAPYVQQLKNRDITWVQYVGPFQFAVRLAQAMQQQNYKPDFYVLDLTGYDPRYIQSGGAAVEGTYVWMPTALIERPQDNEEMALYQAWLQQVKPGAIPDSYGLFAWSAARLFAEKATELGGRLTRQSLVQALKGVRKWTANELHAPQDVGGKRTAECQRILRLEKGRYVQVSRGDYLCEGLVDTGIGG from the coding sequence ATGTCGGCACGCCGCTCCCTCCGCGGCTACCCGCTCGCGACCGCGATCCTCGCGGTGGCGCTCCTGCTGGCCGCCTGTGGCTCGCAGGTCGACCCGGCGACCATGGCCAACGCCGCGGGCACCTCCGGGGGCGTGGGGGGCGAGGCGCCGGGTGAGGACGGTGCCGGAGGGGACCTCCCGGGACTCCCGGGCGTGGGCGACGGAGCCGACCCCGGACCGGATGCGCCCGGACCTGACGACGACGCAGCCGCCCCGGGCGGCCCTGGGCCCGCCGACGGCCCGGACGCTCCCGGCGAGGCTCCGGACGCCGAGGGGGAGGCCGACACGCCTTCAGGCACCGGTGACAACGCGCCGTCCGGCTCGACCCGCGCGGGATCGTGCGAGGGGTTCAAGAACACCACCGGCATCACGCGCGACGTCATCAAGCTGGGCAACGCCGCCGATATCTCCGGCCCCGTGCCGGGGATCTTCCAGGGCGCCCAGGAGGGTGCCCGGGCCTACGTCGCCTACTTCAACTCCCGCTCCGACATCTGTGGGCGCAAGCTCGAGATCGTCACCGCCGACTCCCGGGCCGACAACGCCGCCAACGAGGCGGCCGCGCGGCAGTTCTGCGGCTCGGTGTTCGCGGCGGTGGGGTCGATGTCGGCCTTCGACGCCGGCGGGTCCGCGACGACGCAGAAGTGCGGACTGCCCGACCTCCGGTCGACCTCTGTCGACCCGGCGCGCAATGCGTGCACCACCTGCTTCTCGACGCAGGCGGTCAACTCCGCCCTGGTCAACCGTTCGGTGCCGCGGTGGTTCGCCCGCCAGAAGCCGGCCGCGGTCAAGCGGGCGGCGACCCTCCACGTGGGCGCCGGCGCCGCGCCCATCAACGCCAAGAGCCAGGCCGAGGCGTGGCGACGCAACGGCGTCAACGTCACCTACGAGGCGCGCATCGACGTCTCGGAGTTCAACTACGCGCCCTACGTCCAGCAGCTGAAGAACCGCGACATCACCTGGGTCCAGTACGTCGGACCGTTCCAGTTCGCGGTCCGCTTGGCGCAGGCGATGCAGCAGCAGAACTATAAGCCGGACTTCTACGTCCTCGACCTCACCGGCTACGACCCGCGCTACATCCAGTCCGGTGGTGCCGCGGTCGAGGGCACCTACGTCTGGATGCCCACCGCGCTGATCGAGCGTCCGCAGGACAACGAGGAGATGGCGCTCTACCAGGCGTGGCTGCAGCAGGTGAAGCCCGGCGCGATCCCCGACAGCTACGGCCTGTTCGCCTGGTCGGCGGCGCGGCTGTTCGCGGAGAAGGCCACCGAGCTGGGTGGTCGGCTGACCCGGCAGAGCCTGGTCCAAGCGCTCAAAGGCGTGCGCAAGTGGACCGCCAACGAGCTGCACGCTCCCCAGGACGTGGGAGGCAAGCGCACCGCGGAGTGCCAGCGGATCCTGCGGCTCGAGAAGGGCAGGTACGTCCAGGTGTCGCGCGGCGACTACCTGTGCGAGGGCCTCGTCGACACCGGCATCGGTGGATGA
- a CDS encoding ABC transporter substrate-binding protein translates to MRTRLARLATIAAAAALSATLAACGSQLSPNEVVSAGNSGGGGGTGALTEGTGDPGLDTGTGAELPGVDDGAGSPDGGGGGGGTAAAPGAGGGAGAGGGGGAGSSGGASQDSGENAAGGGAKAASCDGFKNTTGITDKTITIANASDISGPVPGLFTSAQDGIRAYIAYFNSQSDICGRKLELLALDSRTDNGADQQAYARACQQAFAAVGSQSAFDSGGAGTARSCGIPDIRATSVTTERFSCPNCYSAQSVNINQFQNAVADFVKKTAPGAAKNAAYLWVKAGAGPLNAQNQAKAMTKRGMRFVYQQGIDVSEFNYAPFVQQMKSKDVKFVQFLGAYQQAVRLAQTMQQQGFKPDMYLLDPTAYNQAFIEQGGAAVEGVRAFINTAMYDEIDSNKEMALYRTWLNQVKPGAEPNFFGVWSWSAARLFVEKSLALGGNLSRQSLVASMKGVKNWTANDLHSPQQVGAKQVGDCWRFIEIKGGKWVPTGGRQYTCNGITRLN, encoded by the coding sequence GTGCGTACCCGACTCGCCCGACTCGCCACCATCGCCGCCGCTGCGGCGCTGAGCGCGACCCTGGCCGCCTGTGGCTCCCAGCTGAGCCCCAACGAGGTGGTGAGCGCTGGCAACAGCGGTGGCGGGGGCGGCACCGGCGCCCTCACCGAAGGCACCGGTGACCCCGGACTGGACACCGGCACGGGTGCGGAGCTTCCCGGCGTCGACGACGGCGCCGGTTCGCCCGACGGTGGGGGCGGCGGGGGCGGCACCGCAGCCGCACCCGGTGCGGGTGGTGGCGCCGGTGCGGGCGGCGGTGGCGGCGCGGGCAGCTCCGGTGGCGCGAGCCAGGACAGCGGCGAGAACGCCGCCGGCGGCGGCGCGAAGGCGGCCTCGTGCGACGGGTTCAAGAACACCACCGGCATCACCGACAAGACGATCACGATCGCCAACGCCTCCGACATCTCCGGACCGGTCCCGGGACTGTTCACCTCGGCCCAGGACGGGATCCGGGCCTACATCGCCTACTTCAACTCCCAGTCCGACATCTGCGGCCGCAAGCTCGAGCTGCTCGCCCTCGACAGCCGGACCGACAACGGCGCCGACCAGCAGGCCTACGCCCGCGCCTGCCAGCAGGCGTTCGCGGCGGTCGGCAGCCAGTCGGCCTTCGACTCCGGCGGCGCCGGGACAGCCCGGAGCTGCGGCATCCCGGACATCCGCGCCACGTCGGTGACCACCGAGCGGTTCTCCTGCCCCAACTGCTACTCGGCGCAGTCGGTCAACATCAACCAGTTCCAGAACGCCGTCGCCGACTTCGTGAAGAAGACCGCTCCCGGCGCCGCGAAGAACGCCGCGTACCTCTGGGTCAAGGCCGGCGCCGGTCCGCTCAACGCGCAGAACCAGGCGAAGGCGATGACCAAGCGCGGCATGCGCTTCGTCTACCAGCAGGGCATCGACGTCTCGGAGTTCAACTACGCGCCCTTCGTGCAGCAAATGAAGAGCAAGGACGTGAAGTTCGTCCAGTTCCTCGGCGCCTACCAGCAGGCCGTCCGGCTCGCGCAGACGATGCAGCAGCAGGGCTTCAAGCCCGACATGTACCTCCTCGACCCGACCGCCTACAACCAGGCGTTCATCGAGCAGGGCGGTGCCGCCGTCGAGGGCGTGCGCGCCTTCATCAACACCGCGATGTACGACGAGATCGACTCCAACAAGGAGATGGCGCTCTACCGCACCTGGCTCAACCAGGTGAAGCCCGGCGCGGAGCCGAACTTCTTCGGCGTGTGGTCCTGGTCGGCGGCCCGGCTCTTCGTGGAGAAGTCCCTGGCGCTCGGCGGGAACCTGTCGCGCCAGTCGCTGGTCGCCTCCATGAAGGGCGTGAAGAACTGGACCGCCAACGACCTGCACTCCCCGCAGCAGGTCGGCGCCAAGCAGGTCGGCGACTGCTGGCGGTTCATCGAGATCAAGGGCGGCAAGTGGGTGCCGACCGGTGGACGGCAGTACACCTGCAACGGCATCACGAGGTTGAACTGA
- the rlmB gene encoding 23S rRNA (guanosine(2251)-2'-O)-methyltransferase RlmB has translation MAGNSSRRGAIRKSGKGNPTAGSGGRVKRGLEGKGPTPKAKDRPYHKAYKTRVQAEKRAQPGARKPRGGDAEWIAGRNPVAEALRAGVPVTAVYVADGTEKDARVREVFAAAAERSVALTEVGRHELDRLTGGAVHQGVAARMPAFEYAHPDDLLDRAAEVGEAPLIVALDSVTDPRNLGAVIRSAAGFGAHGVVIPERRAAGMTASAWKSSAGAAARIPVAQAGNLTRQLKAYQDAGCMVVGLAADGDVDLPDLDLATGPLVLVVGSEGKGLSRLVAETCDQLVSIPMSNAVESLNAGVAASVALYEISRLRG, from the coding sequence ATGGCAGGCAACTCCTCACGACGCGGCGCGATCCGCAAGAGCGGCAAGGGCAACCCCACCGCCGGCTCCGGCGGGCGCGTGAAGCGCGGGCTGGAGGGCAAGGGCCCCACGCCCAAGGCCAAGGACCGGCCCTACCACAAGGCCTACAAGACCCGGGTCCAGGCGGAGAAGCGGGCCCAGCCCGGCGCCCGCAAGCCGCGCGGCGGCGACGCCGAGTGGATTGCCGGGCGGAACCCGGTCGCCGAGGCGCTGCGCGCGGGCGTGCCGGTCACGGCCGTCTATGTCGCCGACGGCACCGAGAAGGACGCCCGGGTGCGCGAGGTCTTCGCTGCGGCCGCGGAGCGCTCGGTGGCGCTGACCGAGGTCGGCCGCCACGAGCTCGACCGGCTCACCGGGGGAGCGGTCCACCAGGGCGTCGCGGCGCGGATGCCGGCTTTCGAGTACGCCCACCCCGACGACCTGCTCGACCGGGCCGCCGAGGTCGGGGAGGCGCCGCTGATCGTGGCGCTCGACTCGGTCACCGACCCGCGCAACCTCGGCGCGGTCATCCGTTCCGCGGCCGGGTTCGGTGCGCACGGCGTGGTGATCCCCGAGCGCCGCGCCGCCGGCATGACCGCCTCGGCATGGAAGTCCTCGGCCGGCGCCGCCGCCCGGATCCCCGTGGCCCAGGCCGGCAACCTGACCCGCCAGCTGAAGGCCTACCAGGACGCGGGCTGCATGGTCGTGGGCCTCGCCGCCGACGGTGACGTGGACCTGCCCGACCTCGACCTGGCGACCGGACCGCTGGTGCTCGTCGTGGGCTCGGAGGGCAAGGGGCTCTCGCGTCTGGTCGCCGAGACCTGCGACCAGCTGGTGTCGATCCCGATGAGCAACGCGGTGGAGTCGCTCAACGCCGGCGTCGCCGCTTCGGTCGCGCTCTACGAGATCTCCCGCCTGCGCGGCTGA
- the cysS gene encoding cysteine--tRNA ligase, translating to MTLRLHDSATRETRDFVPRVPGRVGVYVCGLTVQSSPHVGHVRSAVNFDVLRRWLLARGYAVDFIRNVTDIDDKILGKAAERGVAWYAHAAEVKRELDRAYDALAVLPPTYEPLATGHVPEMLELIATLIERGHAYAAEDGSGDVYFDVRSWPAYGELTGQRVEDMADAADADPRGKRDPRDFALWKGWKSDTEPRTASWPSPWGRGRPGWHIECSAMAGKYLGEAFDIHGGGLDLRFPHHENEQAQSRAAGHDFAAYWMHNAWITTAGEKMSKSLGNSLVVSDVLQRVRAVELRYWLVSAHYRSHVEFSEQALLDAATALTRIEQTLLRARTALGADAEPAERALAAGEHAWTDGFAAAMDDDLSTPRAVAEVQAEVRALNQALTAGDTPALAEPYARVRGMLAVLGADPLAPHWGNAEHDDRRGEVLDALVSDLIGQRARARAEKDFATADAVRDRLAGLGIVVEDGPQGSTWTLTD from the coding sequence GTGACCCTGCGGCTCCATGACTCAGCCACCCGCGAGACCCGCGACTTCGTCCCCCGAGTGCCGGGGCGCGTCGGGGTCTACGTGTGTGGGTTGACGGTGCAGTCGTCACCCCACGTCGGCCACGTCCGGTCGGCGGTGAACTTCGACGTCCTGCGCCGCTGGCTCCTCGCGCGCGGGTACGCCGTCGACTTCATCCGCAACGTCACCGACATCGACGACAAGATCCTCGGCAAGGCGGCCGAGCGGGGGGTGGCGTGGTACGCCCACGCCGCGGAGGTCAAGCGCGAGCTCGACCGGGCGTACGACGCGTTGGCCGTGCTGCCCCCGACGTACGAGCCGCTGGCGACCGGGCACGTGCCGGAGATGCTCGAGCTGATCGCGACCCTGATCGAGCGTGGACACGCGTACGCCGCCGAGGACGGCTCGGGCGACGTCTACTTCGACGTCCGGTCGTGGCCGGCGTACGGCGAGCTCACGGGTCAGCGCGTCGAGGACATGGCCGACGCCGCCGACGCGGACCCGCGCGGCAAGCGCGACCCGCGCGACTTCGCGCTGTGGAAGGGCTGGAAGTCCGACACCGAGCCCCGCACCGCCTCGTGGCCCTCGCCCTGGGGGCGGGGCCGTCCCGGTTGGCACATCGAGTGCTCGGCGATGGCCGGCAAGTACCTCGGCGAGGCCTTCGACATCCACGGCGGCGGTCTCGACCTGCGCTTCCCCCACCACGAGAACGAGCAGGCGCAGTCGCGGGCGGCCGGCCACGACTTCGCGGCGTACTGGATGCACAACGCCTGGATCACCACCGCCGGCGAGAAGATGAGCAAGTCGCTCGGCAACTCCCTCGTCGTCTCCGACGTCCTCCAGCGGGTGCGCGCGGTGGAGCTGCGCTACTGGCTCGTGAGCGCGCACTACCGCTCCCACGTCGAGTTCTCCGAGCAGGCGCTGCTCGACGCCGCTACCGCGCTGACGCGCATCGAGCAGACGCTCCTTCGGGCCCGTACGGCGCTAGGTGCCGACGCCGAGCCGGCCGAGCGGGCACTCGCCGCCGGCGAGCACGCCTGGACCGACGGCTTCGCCGCGGCGATGGACGACGACCTGTCGACGCCGCGGGCGGTCGCGGAGGTCCAGGCGGAGGTGCGCGCGCTCAACCAGGCGCTCACCGCCGGTGACACGCCAGCCCTCGCGGAGCCATATGCGCGGGTCCGGGGGATGCTCGCGGTCCTCGGAGCCGACCCGCTCGCGCCCCACTGGGGCAACGCCGAGCACGACGACCGCCGTGGGGAGGTCCTCGACGCGCTCGTCTCCGACCTCATCGGCCAGCGCGCCCGGGCTCGCGCGGAGAAGGACTTCGCGACCGCCGACGCGGTGCGTGACCGCCTCGCCGGTCTCGGCATCGTGGTGGAGGACGGGCCGCAGGGCTCGACCTGGACCCTCACGGACTGA